A window of Brachybacterium fresconis contains these coding sequences:
- a CDS encoding TetR-like C-terminal domain-containing protein: MSHKVEGRPRDASISRALVRAAERRMESDGFSKLTVDGIVSEVGTTRQTFYRRYKNVSVLALEVLLYRFGGQEAVDTGRLESDLLELQRGDVAMMTSPLVQKNLPGLFEDIRVVPEVREIYLDRMIRPRRNNVRDVLVRALDRGELTNVEVDSEYICDLLFGPLLARVLLPTGLPLDDRLARQTVTTVLREML; encoded by the coding sequence ATGAGTCACAAGGTCGAGGGACGCCCCAGGGACGCATCCATCTCGCGCGCGCTCGTACGGGCAGCCGAACGCCGGATGGAGTCCGACGGCTTCTCCAAGCTCACTGTAGACGGGATCGTCAGCGAAGTGGGCACCACTCGCCAGACGTTCTATCGGCGCTACAAGAACGTGTCGGTCCTCGCTCTCGAAGTCCTGCTCTACCGCTTCGGCGGCCAGGAAGCGGTCGACACTGGCAGGCTTGAGTCAGATCTGCTCGAGCTGCAGCGCGGTGACGTCGCGATGATGACCAGCCCATTGGTTCAGAAGAACCTTCCAGGCCTCTTCGAGGACATCCGAGTCGTTCCGGAAGTGCGAGAGATCTACCTGGACCGGATGATCCGACCGCGTCGCAACAACGTCCGTGACGTACTAGTCCGTGCACTAGACCGTGGCGAGCTGACGAATGTCGAGGTGGATTCGGAGTACATCTGCGACTTGTTGTTCGGCCCACTGCTCGCACGGGTGCTGTTGCCAACGGGGTTGCCGCTTGATGACCGGCTCGCTCGGCAGACGGTCACCACCGTGTTGCGCGAGATGCTTTGA
- a CDS encoding PhzF family phenazine biosynthesis protein has product MKRRFREVDVFDAVPCTGNPIAVVLDEEGFDREAMRRFSVGSNLSECTFVLPPTEPGAPSGRSPATRPWGPVGLAGRGRRSREARRRDASAELQTHYQSWERRSRS; this is encoded by the coding sequence ATGAAACGCAGGTTTCGCGAGGTCGATGTGTTCGACGCGGTCCCCTGCACCGGCAATCCCATCGCGGTGGTCCTTGACGAAGAAGGGTTCGATAGGGAGGCGATGCGGAGGTTCTCGGTCGGGTCGAACCTGTCCGAGTGCACCTTCGTGCTGCCCCCGACAGAGCCGGGCGCACCGAGCGGCCGTTCGCCGGCCACCCGACCCTGGGGACCGGTGGGCCTGGCTGGACGCGGGAGGCGTTCCCGTGAAGCCCGGCGTCGTGATGCAAGTGCCGAGTTGCAGACGCACTACCAATCTTGGGAACGGCGCTCGAGATCGTAG